A segment of the Malaclemys terrapin pileata isolate rMalTer1 chromosome 1, rMalTer1.hap1, whole genome shotgun sequence genome:
GACCCAGATGTTCTTCATCCATGTCATTTTTATTGCCGAGTCGGCCATCCTGCTGGCCATGGCGTTTGATCGGTACGTTGCCATCTGCGACCCCCTGAGATACACCATCATGCTAACCAAGTCTGTGATCGGGAAGATGGGGCTGGCAGCTGTCACGAGAAGTTTCTGTATCATTTTCCCTGTCATCTTTCTCGTGAAGCGTCTGAAGTTCTGCAGaaccaacctcctgcctcacaCCTATTGTGAGCACATGGGCATAGCCCGGCTCGCCTGCAACGACATCACAGTCAACATCTGGTATGGCCTAGCTGTGGCTATTTTAGCAATCGGCTTGGATGCTGTGCTCATTGCTGTATCTTATGGACTGATCCTCAGGGCCGTCTTCCAGCTCCCATCCAAGGCCGCCCGGCTCAAGGCTCTCCGCACCTGCGGCTCCCACCTCTGTGTTATTCTAATGTTCTACACACCggcctttttctccttttttgcaCACCGGTTTGGCCACAACATCCCAGGTTATATTCACATCCTACTGGCCAACCTCTATGTGCTCATTCCGCCCATGTTAAACCCCATTGTTTATGGGGTGAGAACAAAAGAGATCCTGAAACGGGTGATCAATGTGTTTTATCGATGCTGCAGCAGAAGCTCCCTGCTGAGCTAAAGGAGGCAACAGAAAATGCTTTGGGAGTTGGAAATTAAAGCCAGGTTTTCATTGGAACTCTAGCGGTGTTTTAACTATGTACTTACGCTGTGTGagctcgaaagctggtctctctcgtcaacagaatttggtccaataaaacatatctTCTccctcactttgtctctctaatatcctgggacagagagggctacaacaacactgctcaCTTCCACTAAAGGCCACCAGACCAAGTGAGTCTTGTTCTGAGATGAAgggaaacaacaaaacaagaaagcaCAAAGATAAAATCACCCTGCGAGAGAGCATGGTGTGTGCTTCTCCTCTGTGACAAGCTGCATCTGAGCTGGCCTCTTAATGGTAACAGAAAGCTGCACGTTGGGAGACAGGGGCTCTAGTCTTGTTTCTGCCACCGACCTGCTGTGCCACCTTCGGTTCATTTCTTTCCTCCTCAAACTTCTAAATCCTTCTCAGGGTCACAGCTTTGCCAGCCTCAGTCCCCCATTCCGTAGCCAAGGCCTGCGTCCCATGGACCTTGTGTTTGGCTGCCTTATGGCACATTTCACATGGATGGGCCTGGATTCCCCAGGCTGATCTCGCTCTCTTCCCTACACTCGTGgttttgtgggggtgggagagagatcgGGGGTGCTGTGGCCTGGTGCACTGGGCGAGGGGCTCATTTGCATGTGATCTCTGGTCCCCCCgactgtgggagagagagagggagaatagaatgtgtgtgtgtgtgattagcTGTGTCTTACCTCGTGTTAAAGGCACGTTTTGCCGCTGAGGATAAGGTGCTGATTCCTCCCGGGGATTAGAGGCTTGTTTAGCCTTCTGCTAATGTCAGAAACTCTCATCTCTAGACATTTTGGGTATGTCTTGTAGTCTCTCAGTGAACTTGAGATCTGACTCTATGTGGAAGCAGAGGTTGGTAATGGAAGGACAAAGGGATCTTGAGTCTAACATGCTAGTGAAAATGGACGGTAtttctttaagacagagtccagccttggaattggtaATGGTGAAGGATCTGAAAACTACTGAACAAGTTAGTGTCTGTGTTCATGCAAATTACCTGATTGACTGTGGGGGAGAAAGACGTGCCCTTAGCTGTTAGCAGGGAGGACACAGCTAGCCAGCCAATGGATTCTATTAAGCAAGAGAGTTCAGAATTTGACCCTCCAGGACAGGGAGGAAGGAAAAACCTTTATCCTGCTAatggaagccacaggttaaccctaaaatgccaaaACCCCAACGGTATTGAGCCCAAGGCGTGGCATGAGAAAAATGCTGGTAAATGTACACTTGTGGTAAATTTGATGTTAATGCTAATGTTAAATTTTGTGACTGGTTTGTTGCTAATGCCAGGAATTGTAAAGATATACAATGTACATTATCTTTTGGAAAAACCCTTGAACATGTTGGGAGTGATACATAAGAACTCAGTATGTGCTAAAAGCCTTTATGGTTAAACTGTTTCTTATATGATAACACACTTTATGTCCAAAGGCCATGTAATACTGCTATCTCAAAGCAAGGGCATGCAACCAGTCTTGGGACTTTTCACAGCAGAAAAGACGTTCCAGACTTAATGTGCTGTATGAGAAGGAAAACAGCCACACCACCATATTGCTTCCATGGTTAAATGCCAAGGTACCTACGCTATGGAGAACATTCATATCTACATTGACTTGATGTTAATTGGGTACCAAACATTACCCAGAGCTTGTACGGACtctctggccagagccagtgcagcacg
Coding sequences within it:
- the LOC128833021 gene encoding olfactory receptor 52B2-like, which produces MMPADNHTFFDPVTYILTGIPGMEESQVWLSIPFCLMYIVALFGNSLLLFIILTERSLHEPMYLFLSMLAAADLLLSTTTVPKMLAVFWFRAGDISFASCLTQMFFIHVIFIAESAILLAMAFDRYVAICDPLRYTIMLTKSVIGKMGLAAVTRSFCIIFPVIFLVKRLKFCRTNLLPHTYCEHMGIARLACNDITVNIWYGLAVAILAIGLDAVLIAVSYGLILRAVFQLPSKAARLKALRTCGSHLCVILMFYTPAFFSFFAHRFGHNIPGYIHILLANLYVLIPPMLNPIVYGVRTKEILKRVINVFYRCCSRSSLLS